From a region of the Candidatus Brocadia sp. genome:
- a CDS encoding methionine adenosyltransferase codes for MEIIIEKIGGVSAQQSMIEIVERKGTGHPDTLCDRAAEELSIAFSQYYLKKFGKVLHHNIDKCLLVGGRSEVCFGGGEVITPIQLIIVGRAVERVGNEKVPLEEIARETTNRWLNERLRFLKPEKNVVVETKIRTGSADLRATFDSSIPLANDTSIGVGFSPLTETESLVYHTEQFLNSTEVKRDYPMIGEDIKIMGVRVNDHIKLTIAIAFISQFISSKDAYFNTKTNLLEYIQAFVKKLTRRKVTLAINAADNYEKDVVYLTVTGTSAECGDDGQVGRGNRANGLITPYRPMTLEATAGKNPITHTGKLYNLTAGQISAEIAKDQDIPGAECYLVSQIGMPITEPQLVHVKMRSHLPKKAAEEKCMTIIKKHLGQTPQLWSGILECRYTLF; via the coding sequence ATGGAAATTATTATCGAAAAAATAGGTGGCGTATCTGCACAGCAATCGATGATTGAGATTGTTGAACGCAAAGGTACAGGGCATCCGGATACCTTATGTGATCGTGCCGCTGAAGAATTGAGCATTGCATTCTCTCAATATTATCTCAAAAAATTTGGCAAAGTACTCCACCACAATATCGATAAATGCCTTCTCGTGGGTGGCCGTTCCGAGGTATGTTTTGGCGGGGGTGAGGTGATAACTCCGATACAGTTGATTATTGTTGGCCGGGCAGTGGAAAGAGTAGGGAATGAAAAGGTACCCTTGGAGGAAATTGCCAGAGAAACAACGAACCGGTGGTTAAATGAGCGACTAAGATTCCTGAAACCAGAAAAAAATGTCGTTGTTGAAACAAAAATCAGAACGGGCAGCGCCGATTTGCGGGCAACCTTTGACAGCTCGATTCCGTTAGCAAATGATACATCGATAGGCGTTGGTTTCTCACCTCTGACGGAAACAGAGTCCCTCGTCTATCACACCGAACAATTTTTAAATTCGACAGAAGTAAAACGGGACTACCCCATGATTGGCGAGGATATTAAAATTATGGGCGTCAGAGTAAATGATCATATAAAACTTACGATTGCCATAGCTTTTATCTCACAATTTATTTCATCAAAGGATGCGTACTTTAACACGAAAACGAATCTCCTTGAATATATCCAGGCCTTTGTGAAAAAATTGACAAGGAGGAAAGTCACCCTTGCTATCAATGCCGCGGACAATTATGAGAAAGACGTTGTTTATTTAACCGTGACCGGCACCAGCGCCGAGTGTGGGGATGATGGTCAGGTTGGCAGGGGAAACAGGGCCAACGGTTTGATTACCCCTTACCGCCCCATGACCCTTGAAGCGACTGCAGGGAAAAATCCGATTACCCATACCGGTAAATTATATAATCTGACTGCGGGCCAGATATCTGCCGAGATAGCGAAGGATCAGGACATTCCTGGGGCAGAATGCTATCTGGTAAGTCAGATCGGGATGCCCATTACAGAGCCACAACTGGTGCATGTAAAAATGCGTTCCCACCTCCCGAAAAAGGCAGCGGAAGAAAAATGCATGACGATTATCAAGAAACATCTTGGCCAGACACCCCAGCTATGGAGCGGCATTTTAGAGTGCCGCTATACCTTGTTTTAG
- a CDS encoding universal stress protein, with amino-acid sequence MMKIEKILFPTDFSVCSKYALKYALDFATERGAKLYILNVIPKLNIPIGSGGATFPVSKFYADMEREAKKNIHRLIPRRFLEKIKIENIIVRGTPFQEIIKAAKKYDIDLITIATHGRTGISHALLGSTAEKVVRTASCPVLCVRYPEREPVQP; translated from the coding sequence ATGATGAAAATCGAAAAAATTCTATTTCCCACCGACTTTTCTGTTTGTTCAAAATATGCTTTAAAATATGCCCTGGATTTTGCCACAGAGCGTGGGGCAAAACTCTATATTCTCAATGTAATTCCCAAGCTAAATATTCCTATTGGGTCTGGCGGAGCAACCTTTCCGGTATCAAAATTCTATGCTGATATGGAACGGGAGGCAAAAAAGAATATCCACCGTCTGATACCCAGAAGATTCCTTGAAAAGATCAAGATCGAAAACATTATTGTACGAGGAACACCCTTTCAGGAGATCATAAAGGCTGCCAAGAAATATGATATTGATTTAATTACCATTGCTACTCATGGCCGGACGGGGATTTCTCATGCACTTTTGGGGAGTACAGCAGAAAAGGTCGTCAGGACAGCCTCATGTCCCGTTTTATGCGTCAGATACCCTGAGCGTGAACCTGTGCAACCGTGA
- a CDS encoding DUF1957 domain-containing protein, with translation MEKGYLLFILHAHLPFVRHPEYAEFLEEDWLFEAITETYIPLINVFDKLIEDGVDFRVTMSLSPPLISMLTDALLQSRYIRYLEKRIELTEKEIERTRHQAAFQRLAQMYHGYFTNARYIFAEKYRRNLITAFKKFQDAGKMEVITCGATHSYFPLMNHNVNAMRAQVHVAINHYEKHFGRRPRGMWLSECAYEPEGDRILSEAGIRFFITETHGILFASPRPKYGVYAPIMTPSGIAAFGRDQESSKQVWSAKEGYPGDFVYREFYRDVGFDLDYDYIRPYLHGDGKRSNIGIKYYRITGKTDHKEPYCPERALGKAVEHAENFLFNRERQIERLSSVMDRKPIVVAPYDAELFGHWWFEGPQWINVLFRKIASDHKAISLSTPLEYLEKYPVNQVSTPSCSSWGYKGYHEYWLNENNDWIYRHLHKAAERMVELANTYPRRDENSLQNRALNQAARELLLAQSSDWAFIMKTGAMVKYAVKRTKEHLLRFTKLYDDIRSDRVDAAWLSDIESKDNIFSDIGYHIYQ, from the coding sequence ATGGAAAAGGGTTACTTGTTGTTCATTTTGCACGCGCACCTGCCATTTGTCCGCCATCCGGAATATGCCGAATTTCTTGAAGAAGACTGGCTCTTTGAAGCTATTACGGAAACATACATTCCGCTTATTAATGTCTTTGATAAACTGATCGAAGACGGTGTCGATTTTCGCGTAACGATGTCTCTATCACCGCCGCTGATTTCGATGCTGACGGACGCCCTTTTACAATCCCGGTATATCCGTTACCTTGAAAAACGGATTGAACTTACAGAAAAGGAGATTGAGAGAACGAGGCATCAAGCAGCATTTCAACGGCTTGCGCAAATGTATCACGGGTATTTTACCAATGCACGGTATATCTTTGCGGAAAAATACCGGCGAAACCTCATTACTGCCTTTAAAAAATTTCAGGATGCAGGAAAGATGGAGGTGATTACCTGCGGGGCTACCCATAGCTATTTTCCGCTCATGAATCACAATGTGAATGCCATGCGCGCCCAGGTCCACGTTGCGATAAATCATTATGAGAAACATTTTGGCCGGCGACCCCGTGGAATGTGGCTGTCGGAGTGTGCCTATGAACCAGAAGGCGATCGTATTCTTAGTGAAGCAGGAATACGTTTTTTTATTACGGAAACCCACGGAATTCTCTTTGCCTCGCCAAGACCGAAATATGGTGTTTACGCTCCGATTATGACCCCTTCAGGAATAGCTGCTTTTGGCAGAGACCAGGAGTCTTCCAAGCAGGTGTGGAGCGCGAAGGAAGGATATCCTGGGGATTTTGTGTATCGAGAGTTTTATCGGGACGTGGGTTTTGATCTCGATTATGATTATATACGTCCGTATCTCCATGGGGATGGCAAGCGGAGTAATATCGGCATTAAATACTACCGGATTACCGGTAAAACGGACCACAAGGAGCCTTATTGTCCGGAAAGGGCATTGGGTAAGGCCGTTGAACATGCGGAAAATTTTCTGTTCAACCGGGAGCGGCAGATTGAGCGCCTGTCATCGGTAATGGATCGGAAACCCATAGTTGTCGCTCCGTACGACGCTGAACTTTTTGGACATTGGTGGTTTGAAGGACCTCAATGGATCAATGTTCTCTTTCGGAAGATTGCCTCTGACCACAAGGCAATCTCGCTGAGTACCCCGCTGGAATACCTTGAAAAATATCCGGTCAATCAGGTGTCCACGCCGTCTTGTTCGAGCTGGGGGTACAAGGGTTATCATGAATACTGGTTGAACGAAAACAACGATTGGATTTATCGTCATCTGCATAAAGCGGCAGAGCGGATGGTTGAATTGGCGAATACCTACCCGCGCCGGGACGAAAATTCTTTGCAGAACCGGGCGCTCAACCAGGCCGCACGGGAACTCTTGCTGGCGCAAAGCAGCGATTGGGCATTTATTATGAAGACTGGCGCCATGGTAAAATACGCCGTAAAGAGAACGAAAGAACACCTCTTGCGTTTTACGAAACTTTACGACGATATTCGGTCGGATAGGGTTGACGCTGCATGGCTCTCTGACATTGAGAGTAAGGATAACATATTCTCCGATATCGGGTATCATATATACCAGTAA
- a CDS encoding DUF4912 domain-containing protein, translated as MDKEILKEIFLLTLEVIKVFCEMLWKKTKGFFCLIWDRFFGVTDISSPERGEEQVWGDTGEDTWPVSPKGSLARTDNPQPPGEVKEVVRTPSISELPEDYGDNRVVLMVRDTECLFAYWELRKEILDNILNTLGSMAHSAKIVLRVYDVTDVLFNGNNAHTYFDIEVTDGTRSWYIHTGKPNRSFYADIGFITPNGTFRLIARSNPVKTPPSGVSEVVDETWMSIEALYAEISAPDEFGSSASVRKRVHKGWQEILKEGVSSPEAPRVSAISKE; from the coding sequence ATGGACAAAGAAATTCTGAAAGAAATATTCCTCCTAACCCTTGAGGTCATCAAGGTATTTTGCGAGATGCTCTGGAAAAAGACAAAGGGCTTTTTTTGCCTCATCTGGGACAGATTTTTTGGCGTGACGGATATTTCCTCACCTGAACGGGGCGAAGAGCAAGTATGGGGCGATACCGGTGAAGATACCTGGCCGGTATCTCCAAAGGGGTCGCTTGCCAGGACGGATAATCCTCAACCTCCGGGAGAAGTGAAAGAGGTGGTGCGTACCCCAAGCATTTCTGAACTTCCTGAGGATTACGGAGATAATCGCGTTGTGTTGATGGTACGGGACACAGAGTGTCTGTTTGCTTACTGGGAACTCAGAAAGGAAATTTTGGACAATATTCTCAATACGCTTGGCAGCATGGCGCATAGCGCAAAGATTGTATTGCGGGTTTATGATGTCACCGATGTACTCTTTAACGGAAACAATGCCCATACGTACTTTGATATTGAAGTAACCGACGGGACGCGAAGCTGGTACATTCATACAGGGAAACCCAACAGGTCGTTTTATGCAGACATCGGGTTCATTACCCCGAACGGAACGTTTCGTCTCATTGCACGGTCGAATCCGGTGAAAACACCCCCTTCCGGCGTATCAGAGGTCGTTGACGAAACGTGGATGAGCATTGAGGCGCTGTATGCGGAAATAAGCGCCCCGGATGAATTCGGCAGCAGTGCATCTGTAAGAAAAAGGGTGCATAAGGGTTGGCAGGAAATACTGAAAGAGGGCGTTTCTTCGCCTGAAGCTCCGCGCGTTTCAGCAATTTCAAAAGAATAA
- a CDS encoding universal stress protein: MIKRILVPTDGSDNSLAAADYAVAIAGLFKASIRGLFVKDVKVLTGPLIHDIGTSIGGMVPYGTFNQTIREMLESQADAALALVEGKCAQAGVSFAQEIREGVVSHEIVKSADDCDLISMGKMGIHAEWRDVFLGTNVEFVVRQTHKPVLISPSEYKPFTRMLIAYDGSAFADKALRSGAEIAVAMKLPITVVCVADKKDAALEPLSKAKTFLEGYQLTVNTVAKEGADHAKGILELCNDEDEKFDILVMGAYGHSRIQEMILGSTTVRVMRSTHCPILLYR; encoded by the coding sequence ATGATTAAGCGAATACTTGTCCCTACTGATGGTTCAGATAATAGTCTTGCCGCCGCCGATTACGCGGTGGCCATTGCAGGGCTTTTTAAGGCCAGCATCAGGGGGTTGTTCGTTAAAGATGTCAAGGTATTAACCGGCCCTCTGATTCATGACATAGGGACAAGCATCGGTGGAATGGTACCCTATGGCACCTTTAACCAAACAATCAGAGAGATGCTGGAATCACAAGCAGATGCGGCGTTGGCTCTGGTAGAAGGGAAATGCGCTCAGGCAGGAGTGTCATTTGCCCAGGAGATACGCGAAGGAGTGGTAAGCCATGAAATCGTTAAATCTGCGGATGATTGCGACCTGATCTCTATGGGAAAGATGGGTATTCATGCCGAATGGCGCGATGTCTTTTTAGGTACGAATGTTGAATTTGTGGTACGGCAGACCCATAAGCCGGTACTTATCAGCCCATCAGAATACAAACCGTTTACCAGGATGCTGATTGCCTACGATGGAAGCGCCTTTGCGGATAAGGCCCTGAGGAGCGGAGCTGAAATAGCGGTGGCTATGAAGTTGCCGATAACGGTGGTCTGTGTGGCAGACAAAAAAGACGCAGCCCTGGAACCGTTATCAAAGGCAAAGACCTTTCTTGAAGGATACCAGCTTACCGTTAATACTGTTGCAAAAGAAGGCGCCGATCATGCAAAAGGCATTCTGGAACTCTGTAACGATGAAGACGAAAAATTTGATATCCTGGTCATGGGTGCCTACGGCCATTCAAGAATTCAGGAAATGATCCTTGGGAGTACCACGGTAAGAGTTATGAGATCCACGCACTGTCCCATCCTGCTTTATCGCTAA
- a CDS encoding cation diffusion facilitator family transporter — protein sequence MEILGGIITNSLALISDAGHMLTHLFALLVSLFALYFAAKPPTGKKTYGFYRLEILAALFNGITLFMITLWIFYEAYHRFMHPETISSGKMFIVALVGLAANVACAYILKGKGHGHEHSLNVKAAFLHMLGDTLSSVGVIIGAILIYYTNWFVVDPIISVMLCILILVWSYKLVMESVDVLLEATPKEIDICKVIASLKQISGVDNAHDIHIWTITSGMYSMSGHIDTKDMMISETTKLSKEINRVLGEKFKIGHTVIQFGCECKVNNTHDEHHHPGTDPHEHHAH from the coding sequence GTGGAGATTCTTGGGGGAATTATTACCAATAGTCTTGCCCTGATCAGCGATGCAGGTCACATGCTCACCCACCTGTTTGCATTACTCGTGAGCCTGTTTGCCCTCTATTTTGCAGCAAAACCCCCCACAGGGAAAAAAACCTATGGCTTCTATCGGTTGGAGATACTAGCGGCCTTATTTAACGGCATAACCCTCTTCATGATTACCCTATGGATATTTTATGAAGCCTACCACCGTTTTATGCACCCGGAAACCATCTCGAGCGGCAAGATGTTTATTGTGGCCTTAGTAGGCTTGGCTGCCAATGTAGCTTGCGCTTACATCCTCAAAGGAAAAGGCCATGGGCACGAACACAGCCTGAATGTCAAAGCCGCATTTCTGCACATGTTGGGAGATACCCTTTCGTCAGTGGGTGTTATCATTGGCGCTATTCTTATCTATTATACGAACTGGTTTGTTGTTGATCCCATCATCAGCGTCATGCTCTGCATACTTATCCTGGTGTGGTCTTATAAATTAGTAATGGAATCTGTTGACGTTTTGTTGGAAGCAACGCCAAAGGAGATTGATATCTGCAAAGTTATTGCCAGTCTCAAACAGATTTCCGGCGTTGATAATGCCCATGATATTCACATCTGGACAATAACCTCTGGTATGTATTCCATGAGTGGCCACATCGATACAAAGGACATGATGATCAGTGAGACGACCAAGCTTTCTAAAGAGATTAACCGTGTCCTGGGTGAAAAATTTAAGATTGGCCATACCGTAATTCAGTTCGGATGTGAATGCAAAGTCAATAATACACACGACGAACACCACCATCCGGGAACGGACCCGCACGAGCATCATGCACATTAG
- a CDS encoding glycosyltransferase — protein MDKVLIVFLKYPSPGHVKTRLAKNIGAERACLIYQSLAERVIRNILPKNQMTYEVRIFFTPADKANEIKAWLTPFFSVIPEVHTQFISQEGDDLGARMSHAFEQTLQGRHGKKIPEKHRRNHNTAPPLSLFGKRGRDWAKRLTKNHSCENEGKGYSSPRAIIIGTDCPEIDAELLERAFEVLQKKDVVIGPCRDGGYYLIGMARYTPELFTGIDWSTSRVFAQTIERLQEKNLSCGTLKILADIDRIEDLYHWNIDHLGF, from the coding sequence ATGGATAAGGTACTCATTGTCTTCCTCAAATATCCAAGTCCCGGGCACGTGAAAACCCGTTTGGCAAAGAACATCGGCGCTGAGCGGGCATGCCTCATTTACCAATCACTTGCAGAACGGGTTATCAGGAATATCCTTCCGAAAAATCAAATGACCTATGAGGTGCGGATCTTTTTTACCCCCGCAGATAAGGCAAATGAAATCAAGGCCTGGCTTACACCTTTCTTTAGCGTCATTCCGGAAGTCCACACACAATTTATCTCTCAGGAAGGGGATGATCTGGGTGCAAGAATGTCCCATGCCTTTGAACAAACATTGCAAGGCAGGCATGGCAAAAAAATTCCGGAGAAACATCGCCGCAACCACAATACCGCTCCGCCTCTCAGTCTTTTCGGGAAGAGAGGACGAGACTGGGCAAAAAGACTCACTAAAAATCATTCTTGTGAAAATGAGGGCAAGGGGTATTCATCCCCACGTGCCATAATCATAGGAACAGACTGTCCGGAGATAGATGCGGAACTCCTTGAACGCGCCTTTGAAGTATTACAAAAAAAGGACGTTGTTATCGGACCATGCAGAGATGGCGGTTATTACCTGATCGGTATGGCCAGATACACTCCAGAGTTGTTTACCGGCATAGACTGGAGCACCAGCCGTGTGTTTGCCCAAACAATAGAAAGGCTACAGGAGAAGAATTTATCCTGCGGCACCCTTAAGATATTAGCGGATATTGATCGGATAGAAGATTTGTACCATTGGAATATCGACCACCTGGGTTTTTAA
- the tyrS gene encoding tyrosine--tRNA ligase translates to MFKDVDEQLEILLRGTVDIVTKEELAKKLKRSHEERRPLRVKLGLDPTAPDIHIGNAIPIHKLRAFQSLGHTAILIIGDYTATVGDPSGVNKTRPMITYEKVLENARTYLLQAGQILDLKKTEVIYNSEWFKKMTFHDVIQLTAKMTVARMMERDDFTKRYNAGIPISVHEFIYPLMQGYDSIMVKSDVELGGTDQLFSLLVGRDLQRDAGVEPQIALTTPLLEGIDGNKKMSKSLGNYIGVTEPPGEMFGKAMSIPDNLMRKYFELATDLNTDEINKLLDVHTHPRAAKAAMAKAIVQRYHDRKDAEAAAAEFDRVFKEHALPDTIPDVEISGSELADGKIWIAKLIVLCSFATTNSEARRLVQQGGVSLNNDPINDPTLNIEIQPGMVLKVGKRRFARIVLKK, encoded by the coding sequence ATGTTTAAAGATGTGGATGAGCAATTAGAGATCCTGCTGCGTGGAACAGTAGATATTGTTACCAAGGAAGAATTGGCAAAAAAACTCAAGCGGTCACACGAAGAGAGGAGACCGCTTCGCGTAAAATTAGGACTCGATCCAACCGCGCCCGACATCCATATCGGAAATGCAATCCCTATCCATAAATTGCGGGCATTCCAATCACTTGGCCATACCGCCATACTCATTATCGGGGATTATACGGCGACCGTTGGCGACCCTTCAGGGGTCAACAAGACGCGCCCCATGATTACGTATGAAAAGGTATTGGAAAATGCCAGGACGTATCTTTTGCAGGCGGGGCAGATTCTTGATCTAAAGAAAACGGAGGTGATTTATAACAGCGAGTGGTTTAAAAAAATGACCTTCCATGATGTCATTCAACTTACGGCGAAGATGACCGTAGCCAGAATGATGGAACGGGATGATTTTACCAAGCGCTATAATGCCGGCATTCCCATCAGTGTCCATGAATTCATCTATCCCCTTATGCAGGGTTACGATTCTATCATGGTGAAAAGTGACGTAGAATTGGGCGGCACGGATCAGTTATTCAGCCTGCTGGTTGGAAGAGACCTGCAAAGGGACGCAGGCGTGGAACCACAGATTGCTTTAACCACTCCACTCCTTGAAGGGATTGACGGAAATAAAAAGATGAGCAAAAGTCTCGGGAATTATATCGGTGTGACTGAACCTCCCGGCGAGATGTTTGGCAAAGCCATGTCTATACCGGACAACCTGATGCGTAAGTATTTCGAACTTGCAACAGACCTGAATACCGATGAAATTAACAAACTTCTCGATGTCCATACCCACCCACGCGCGGCAAAAGCAGCCATGGCAAAGGCAATAGTTCAGCGCTACCATGATAGGAAGGATGCGGAAGCTGCCGCAGCGGAGTTTGACCGTGTCTTTAAAGAACATGCGCTTCCGGACACAATACCTGATGTTGAAATATCTGGCAGCGAGTTGGCTGATGGTAAGATATGGATCGCCAAACTTATTGTCTTGTGCAGCTTTGCCACTACCAATAGTGAGGCTCGGCGGTTGGTTCAGCAGGGTGGGGTAAGTCTCAACAACGATCCCATAAACGACCCCACGCTGAATATTGAGATACAACCTGGCATGGTACTCAAGGTTGGAAAGCGAAGATTTGCAAGAATTGTGCTTAAAAAATAG
- a CDS encoding CPBP family intramembrane metalloprotease, whose product MVLDCRWNLKDAAKVFLVYVVLMFFGMPVMVRLMNTLFGFHALNSIGQRNLILFLSLCINALICSYVFYVVCIEYRQSVTALGLSGVNLSENIKQGVKRYAVTLPLIILAGFVINLISSYYGQIPEMQDVVQWVLEEKSLFVLGSLIFFGIVIAPVMEEIMFRGFLQPALKNSFGGRYAVAITAFLFAAVHMDIFAFLQIFILGMLLGYLYERTQTLVASTIVHILHNSLTLVFLLYFKYFLKGKIPVF is encoded by the coding sequence ATGGTATTGGATTGTCGCTGGAATTTGAAGGATGCGGCAAAGGTTTTTCTCGTCTATGTGGTCCTTATGTTTTTTGGCATGCCGGTTATGGTGCGGCTTATGAATACCCTCTTTGGTTTTCACGCCCTAAACAGCATTGGACAACGAAATCTGATCCTTTTCCTTTCCCTTTGTATCAACGCGTTGATCTGCTCTTATGTGTTTTACGTTGTCTGTATTGAATATCGACAGTCAGTTACCGCCCTGGGTTTGTCTGGAGTAAATTTATCGGAAAATATCAAACAAGGCGTCAAACGCTATGCCGTCACCCTCCCCCTTATCATACTTGCAGGCTTTGTCATCAACCTGATATCCAGTTATTACGGGCAGATACCGGAAATGCAGGATGTCGTCCAGTGGGTGCTGGAAGAAAAATCGCTCTTTGTCCTGGGAAGCCTGATTTTTTTTGGGATTGTTATTGCCCCCGTCATGGAGGAGATTATGTTTCGCGGTTTTCTTCAGCCCGCATTGAAAAATTCGTTCGGCGGGCGATACGCCGTTGCAATTACCGCATTCCTCTTTGCGGCAGTACACATGGACATCTTCGCCTTTTTGCAAATATTTATCCTGGGAATGCTCCTTGGGTATTTGTATGAAAGGACCCAAACCCTTGTTGCATCCACCATTGTGCATATCTTACACAATTCATTGACCCTGGTGTTTTTACTCTATTTTAAGTATTTTTTGAAAGGGAAGATTCCGGTATTTTAG
- a CDS encoding secondary thiamine-phosphate synthase enzyme YjbQ, protein MEKIQVTTHARAELIDITREVEKLLVKQTMKEGICYLYVPHTTAAITINENADPSVREDILHDLSRLIPWNGSYTHGEGNAAAHIKSTLVGSSVSVPVSSGKLALGTWQGIYFCEFDGPRRREVFVQIMKNE, encoded by the coding sequence ATGGAAAAGATTCAGGTAACAACACACGCGCGTGCGGAGCTTATCGATATCACACGGGAAGTAGAGAAACTCCTCGTAAAGCAAACAATGAAAGAGGGGATATGTTATCTCTATGTGCCTCATACTACCGCAGCTATCACGATCAATGAAAACGCCGATCCTTCAGTTCGGGAAGATATTTTGCATGATCTCAGCCGTCTGATACCCTGGAATGGCAGCTATACCCATGGAGAGGGAAATGCTGCCGCCCACATCAAATCAACCCTGGTGGGCTCTTCCGTATCCGTGCCTGTCTCGTCTGGGAAATTAGCGCTGGGAACGTGGCAGGGCATCTATTTCTGTGAATTTGATGGACCGAGACGCAGAGAGGTTTTTGTACAAATCATGAAAAATGAATAG
- a CDS encoding tetratricopeptide repeat protein, with protein sequence MKLLFPLVAVFCIIFLPTSSFAAERGNGLSKSDHTIYTLGEQALRNLDRQHDADLLRECMGFYIDNQQFDNPEGSYNKAIRIGYQILNIDRKDIDTYTTMAWLLWSKWVSWTINPTRMPDGEGKADQAVELLNWGKQWNLKSERFYKESADTIWPLAKHYRTDLYGFVIENYRKADLLAKSNDLARVRIRLNLGHAYRQINEKKTAIAWYKRVLEIVPTNEIAIHYLACLENESEKKIVY encoded by the coding sequence ATGAAGTTACTATTCCCCCTTGTTGCGGTTTTCTGCATCATCTTTTTGCCCACCAGTTCTTTTGCTGCCGAAAGAGGCAACGGACTTTCCAAGTCAGACCACACCATCTATACGCTGGGTGAACAGGCGCTCCGGAATTTAGATCGTCAGCATGACGCCGATCTGTTGCGGGAATGTATGGGATTTTACATCGACAACCAGCAGTTTGACAACCCAGAGGGAAGCTATAACAAGGCTATTCGCATTGGGTATCAAATTCTTAATATTGATCGCAAAGATATCGATACCTATACGACCATGGCATGGCTATTGTGGTCGAAATGGGTGTCCTGGACAATAAATCCAACCCGAATGCCCGATGGTGAGGGGAAGGCCGATCAGGCGGTTGAACTTCTGAATTGGGGAAAACAGTGGAACCTGAAATCCGAACGGTTTTATAAAGAATCGGCTGATACGATATGGCCTCTGGCGAAACATTACCGGACTGATCTCTACGGATTCGTAATCGAAAACTATCGAAAAGCGGATCTCCTGGCGAAATCAAATGACCTTGCCAGGGTTCGGATTCGGTTGAATCTTGGTCATGCCTACCGTCAGATTAACGAAAAGAAAACGGCTATCGCCTGGTACAAGAGGGTTCTGGAAATTGTTCCGACGAATGAGATCGCGATCCATTATCTCGCTTGCCTGGAAAATGAATCGGAGAAGAAGATTGTCTACTAA
- the hpnH gene encoding adenosyl-hopene transferase HpnH encodes MRVSLSLSSSLTKYLLKNKILSRARFPLVLMLEVTHQCNLACEGCGRIHEYKETMREMLRTEECIQAVDECPAPVVTVTGGEPLIHPEIDKIINAIVNKKRHVYLCTNGILLPDAIKKLKPSKYFNINVHIDGLASTHNAIAGKGVFERAIHAIQAAKRAGFKVCTNTTIYKNTSEKEIDELFSFLEGLGVDGMLVSPGFSFEHNENEVFLCRNEIQERFGFIYGISKKYKILNSPLYLKFLKGERSLKCTPWGNPTRNYLGWKSPCYLITDTHYKTFDECMENTDWEKYQEGKDPRCENCMMHCGFEPTVVLEGGKRISDIIEMTKWSFS; translated from the coding sequence ATGAGGGTATCATTATCATTAAGTTCCTCGTTGACGAAATATTTGCTGAAGAACAAGATTTTATCCAGGGCAAGGTTCCCTTTGGTATTAATGCTGGAGGTTACCCACCAATGCAATCTCGCCTGTGAAGGCTGTGGCCGGATCCATGAATATAAAGAAACGATGCGGGAAATGTTACGCACAGAGGAGTGTATTCAGGCAGTGGACGAGTGTCCCGCCCCGGTTGTCACCGTTACCGGCGGTGAACCCCTGATACACCCGGAGATTGATAAAATCATCAACGCTATTGTAAATAAAAAACGGCATGTCTATTTGTGCACGAATGGAATCTTGCTTCCAGACGCAATAAAAAAACTAAAACCCAGCAAGTACTTCAATATCAACGTACATATTGACGGGCTTGCCAGCACCCATAACGCCATTGCCGGGAAAGGGGTCTTTGAACGCGCTATCCATGCCATTCAGGCGGCAAAGCGGGCAGGATTTAAAGTCTGTACAAATACCACGATATATAAAAATACCAGTGAAAAGGAAATAGACGAGTTGTTCTCCTTTCTCGAAGGATTAGGCGTGGATGGCATGTTAGTCTCTCCGGGGTTCAGTTTTGAGCACAATGAAAATGAGGTATTTCTTTGCCGGAATGAGATACAGGAACGATTTGGATTTATTTACGGGATTTCTAAAAAATATAAAATACTCAACTCTCCCTTGTATTTAAAGTTTCTGAAAGGGGAACGGTCGCTCAAATGCACACCCTGGGGAAATCCAACCAGAAACTATTTGGGGTGGAAGAGCCCCTGCTACCTTATCACTGATACTCATTATAAAACCTTTGATGAATGCATGGAAAACACGGATTGGGAGAAATATCAGGAAGGCAAGGACCCGCGTTGTGAAAATTGTATGATGCATTGTGGTTTTGAGCCTACGGTGGTATTGGAAGGCGGGAAACGAATATCAGACATCATTGAGATGACAAAGTGGAGTTTCAGCTAG